The Gemella haemolysans genome includes a region encoding these proteins:
- a CDS encoding MFS transporter has translation MFKNKNFSILLFGRLITNFGDSIYSIATLTLIYSLTKSTFYSGITLFLISFTAILQIFISPIISKFDVKKFLIISQLIQAIILLVITYLIFINKLHITTLIIFIVCISFINQIVYPIQLALLPKIVRQEDLVKVNSLFSITYQGSDALFNSIGGFIITIFGTIYAFIINSLTFFINSVLFIFLSSDLSKNEKTITTQENYLSKLSNGIKIWNTPLLKPLLIGIIIINFSTSSLLTILPEYSETSYFYGILLSASGLGILIGAFLSNKKILKNIRLGTLYITFAFGIAVSWGLLSILNNNSITNRIINFSLFLFGWILIGILNTYSQTMIQCVISKDKLDVAMSTMIGLSIAFSPLGALMVGILSIKYNTKIIIIITSLLILSIFLFWLFNNNIRKLPSFSNLTEKDNIL, from the coding sequence ATGTTCAAAAATAAGAACTTTTCAATTTTACTATTCGGTAGATTAATTACTAACTTCGGTGATAGCATATATTCAATAGCTACTTTAACTTTAATCTACTCTTTAACTAAATCTACTTTTTATAGTGGTATTACCTTGTTTTTAATCTCATTTACCGCTATATTACAAATATTTATCTCACCGATAATCAGTAAATTTGATGTAAAGAAATTTTTAATTATTTCACAGTTAATTCAAGCGATAATATTACTAGTTATCACTTATCTAATCTTCATTAATAAACTACATATTACTACACTGATAATTTTTATCGTTTGTATTAGTTTCATTAATCAAATTGTTTATCCTATTCAACTTGCTTTGCTTCCAAAAATAGTTAGACAAGAAGATTTAGTTAAAGTAAATTCATTATTTTCTATAACTTATCAAGGTAGTGACGCACTCTTTAATTCAATAGGTGGATTTATTATTACGATTTTCGGAACAATATATGCTTTCATAATAAATAGTCTTACTTTTTTCATCAATAGTGTATTATTTATTTTTCTGTCAAGCGACTTATCTAAAAATGAAAAAACTATAACCACACAAGAAAACTATCTTTCAAAATTAAGTAATGGTATAAAAATTTGGAATACACCATTATTAAAACCATTATTAATTGGAATAATAATAATTAATTTTTCTACCAGCTCTTTACTAACGATACTTCCTGAGTATTCAGAAACTAGCTATTTTTATGGAATTTTACTTAGTGCCTCTGGACTTGGTATCTTAATAGGAGCCTTTCTTTCTAACAAGAAAATACTAAAAAATATAAGGTTAGGTACATTATATATTACTTTTGCATTTGGTATCGCTGTTTCTTGGGGGCTACTTAGCATACTTAACAATAACTCCATCACAAATAGAATAATCAATTTCTCATTATTTTTATTTGGTTGGATACTAATAGGGATTTTAAATACATATTCTCAAACTATGATTCAATGTGTCATAAGTAAAGATAAATTAGATGTCGCAATGTCCACTATGATTGGCTTATCAATAGCTTTTAGTCCTCTAGGTGCTCTAATGGTTGGAATTTTAAGTATAAAATACAATACGAAGATTATTATAATTATTACTTCGTTGTTAATTTTAAGTATATTTCTATTTTGGTTATTCAATAATAATATTAGGAAATTACCTAGTTTTTCTAATTTAACAGAGAAAGATAATATTCTATAA
- the rpmA gene encoding 50S ribosomal protein L27 has protein sequence MLQLNLQFFASKKGVGSTKNGRDSESKRLGAKRADGQYVTAGSILYRQRGTKIWPGTNVGKGGDDTLFSLVDGVVRFERYGRSRKKVSVYPQA, from the coding sequence ATGTTACAATTAAATTTACAATTCTTCGCATCTAAAAAAGGGGTAGGTTCTACTAAAAACGGACGTGACTCTGAATCAAAACGTTTAGGTGCTAAAAGAGCTGACGGTCAGTACGTAACTGCAGGTTCTATCTTATACAGACAACGTGGGACAAAAATTTGGCCAGGAACTAACGTAGGAAAAGGTGGAGATGATACATTATTCTCACTAGTTGACGGAGTTGTACGTTTCGAAAGATACGGACGTAGCCGTAAAAAAGTTTCTGTTTATCCACAAGCTTAA
- a CDS encoding Na/Pi cotransporter family protein, with protein MSALWQEILFSFLGGLGLFLFSIKYMGDGLQLIAGEKMRYVLDKYTSKPLMAVLAGIIVTILIQSSTGTIVITISLVGAGLLKTKQAIAIVMGSNIGTTLTSFIIGFNISKYALPLIFLGAAFLFFTRAKLVNNIGRVIFGFGGIFYALKMMATAMGPMKDMSWFQNVLEHINDSAVVGVGVGTFLTVLIQSSAATIAILQNLYADGALSLTGALPVLFGDNIGTAITTAALAMIGSNIAAKRVAASHVLFNVIGTIICLIALVPYGAFIQYLETTLGLEPKMTIASAHGTFNILNTILQFPFISVLVVIVTKLIPGEDEQIKYSTQYLDKSLIASAPAVALGQVQKEFVEMLILSKKSLRNSVEYFMNRDEQLREKGETYEDAINNFDEQMTDYLTLLFREKLSPKEGLIASTLLDGTRDVERIGDHARDIVLSVDYQIRKKLKFSDGAKEEVQEMFDLCNDIILKTIKSLEENNIALAGAALAACENIYALEKAARKRHTQRMKDGDCEIPAGVVYMDLIQHFTRVCEHTRNILEKEIQGHM; from the coding sequence GTGTCAGCACTTTGGCAAGAAATTTTATTTTCTTTTTTAGGAGGTCTGGGATTATTCCTATTCAGTATTAAGTACATGGGGGACGGACTTCAATTAATAGCCGGGGAGAAAATGCGATATGTTTTAGATAAATATACATCTAAACCACTTATGGCTGTCTTAGCCGGGATTATTGTTACGATACTTATTCAATCAAGTACAGGAACTATCGTAATTACTATCAGTTTAGTAGGAGCAGGATTATTAAAAACGAAACAAGCAATTGCTATTGTTATGGGTTCTAATATAGGAACTACATTAACATCATTCATTATCGGGTTTAATATTTCTAAATATGCACTTCCTTTAATTTTCTTAGGAGCAGCGTTTTTATTCTTTACTCGTGCTAAATTAGTAAATAACATAGGTCGTGTAATATTTGGTTTTGGTGGAATTTTTTATGCACTTAAAATGATGGCTACAGCTATGGGACCTATGAAAGATATGTCTTGGTTCCAAAATGTATTAGAGCATATTAATGATAGTGCAGTAGTAGGGGTAGGAGTAGGTACATTCTTAACAGTATTAATTCAATCTTCTGCAGCAACTATAGCTATTTTACAAAACTTATACGCAGATGGAGCTTTAAGTTTAACAGGAGCTTTACCTGTGTTATTCGGGGATAATATCGGAACAGCGATTACAACTGCAGCATTAGCGATGATAGGAAGTAATATTGCAGCAAAACGAGTTGCTGCATCTCACGTATTGTTTAACGTTATCGGTACTATAATCTGTTTAATTGCTTTAGTTCCTTACGGAGCATTTATTCAGTATTTAGAAACTACGTTAGGTCTAGAACCTAAGATGACAATTGCATCAGCACACGGTACATTTAATATACTAAATACAATATTACAATTCCCATTTATTAGTGTATTAGTTGTGATTGTAACGAAACTTATTCCTGGAGAAGATGAACAAATCAAATACAGTACACAATACCTTGACAAATCACTTATTGCAAGTGCACCAGCGGTAGCTTTAGGTCAAGTTCAAAAAGAATTTGTTGAAATGTTAATATTATCTAAGAAAAGTTTACGCAATTCTGTAGAGTACTTTATGAATCGTGATGAACAATTACGTGAAAAAGGCGAAACTTACGAAGATGCAATTAATAATTTTGATGAACAAATGACTGATTACCTAACTTTATTATTTAGGGAAAAATTAAGTCCTAAAGAAGGTTTAATTGCCTCAACATTATTAGATGGAACTCGTGACGTTGAAAGAATTGGTGACCACGCTAGAGATATTGTTTTATCAGTTGATTATCAAATTAGAAAAAAATTGAAATTCTCTGATGGTGCAAAAGAAGAAGTACAAGAGATGTTTGATCTTTGTAATGATATAATTTTAAAAACTATTAAATCATTAGAAGAAAACAACATAGCTTTAGCAGGAGCGGCGTTAGCGGCATGTGAAAACATATATGCACTAGAAAAAGCTGCTCGTAAGAGACATACTCAACGTATGAAAGATGGAGATTGTGAAATTCCAGCTGGAGTAGTTTATATGGACTTAATTCAACATTTTACACGTGTTTGTGAGCATACAAGAAACATTCTTGAAAAAGAAATTCAAGGTCATATGTAA
- the rplU gene encoding 50S ribosomal protein L21, whose product MYAVIKTGGKQLRVEEGQTILVEKLAAEVDSTVTFDEVVLVGGETTKVGAPLVAGATVTAKVVAQGKGKKITVFKYKPKKNNHRKLGHRQPFTKLVVEKINA is encoded by the coding sequence ATGTACGCAGTAATTAAAACAGGTGGGAAACAACTACGTGTTGAAGAAGGACAAACAATCTTAGTTGAGAAATTAGCAGCTGAAGTTGATTCTACAGTTACTTTTGACGAAGTAGTATTAGTAGGTGGAGAAACAACAAAAGTTGGTGCTCCTTTAGTAGCTGGTGCGACAGTAACAGCTAAAGTAGTTGCTCAAGGTAAAGGTAAAAAAATCACAGTATTTAAATACAAACCTAAAAAGAACAATCACCGTAAATTAGGTCATCGTCAACCTTTCACTAAATTAGTAGTTGAAAAAATTAACGCTTAA
- a CDS encoding YidC/Oxa1 family membrane protein insertase, whose amino-acid sequence MKLKKLSAILLGLLGVVTLSGCSQNDRSGTFYEIFVKPMDLSLSKIHEYTGSWGWSIVIITLVIRLLVLPFMLNNYKVQNKSRKGQELARPELEVVQKKQKAAKEKEARAISNEEKMQARSELMELQREQMAIMKKYDAMPLSLGGCLPMLIPLPFLTGLFYTLSNPLYSAGITESTFLGVFNLGTRSYTLPIIAFIVYAIQTTLTMKLMPTPTQPGQEQMQSQMQMMQWLSPIMITVFSFLVAGAVAVYYIVGGIFMIFQTYLGHALYPPYKPEKQKKQTFDPEKVTLVSNKKKRK is encoded by the coding sequence ATGAAATTGAAAAAACTATCAGCAATTTTATTAGGTTTGCTTGGTGTAGTTACTCTTTCAGGATGTTCACAAAATGACCGTTCTGGAACGTTTTATGAAATCTTCGTAAAACCAATGGACTTGTCACTGAGTAAAATACATGAGTATACAGGAAGTTGGGGCTGGTCAATAGTTATTATTACTTTAGTAATCAGACTATTAGTTTTACCTTTCATGTTAAATAACTACAAAGTTCAAAATAAATCAAGAAAAGGACAAGAATTAGCTCGTCCAGAATTAGAAGTAGTTCAGAAAAAGCAAAAAGCTGCTAAAGAAAAAGAAGCTAGAGCAATTTCTAATGAAGAGAAAATGCAGGCTCGTAGTGAACTTATGGAATTACAAAGAGAGCAAATGGCTATCATGAAAAAATATGATGCAATGCCATTAAGTTTAGGTGGATGTTTACCAATGCTTATTCCACTTCCATTCTTAACTGGATTGTTCTATACGTTATCTAATCCGTTATATTCTGCTGGAATTACGGAATCAACATTCTTAGGGGTATTTAACTTAGGAACACGTTCGTACACATTACCTATAATAGCATTTATTGTTTATGCTATTCAAACTACATTAACTATGAAGTTAATGCCGACACCTACTCAACCAGGTCAAGAACAAATGCAAAGTCAAATGCAAATGATGCAATGGTTATCACCAATTATGATCACGGTCTTCTCATTCCTAGTTGCTGGAGCAGTAGCGGTGTACTATATCGTGGGGGGAATATTCATGATTTTCCAAACGTACTTAGGTCATGCACTATATCCGCCATATAAACCAGAAAAACAAAAGAAACAAACGTTTGATCCGGAAAAAGTTACATTAGTTTCTAATAAGAAAAAACGTAAATAA
- a CDS encoding ribosomal-processing cysteine protease Prp, which produces MIKVEIIKEVEVIKQVTVDGHADYAEHGSDIVCAGASAVVFGLINAVDALDDDVQFDISANEDVTGHLTYRSLKSTDKEQLLLNAMLVALKTIEENYSDYITIEVREVKLT; this is translated from the coding sequence ATGATTAAGGTGGAAATCATAAAAGAAGTTGAAGTTATTAAACAAGTAACAGTTGATGGACATGCTGATTATGCAGAACATGGTTCTGATATAGTTTGTGCAGGTGCTTCTGCTGTAGTATTCGGTTTAATTAATGCGGTAGATGCACTAGATGATGATGTTCAATTTGACATTTCAGCTAATGAGGATGTAACTGGACATTTAACATATAGATCGTTAAAATCTACTGATAAAGAACAACTTCTACTAAATGCAATGTTAGTTGCATTAAAAACAATTGAAGAAAATTATTCAGATTATATAACTATTGAAGTAAGAGAGGTGAAATTGACATGA
- a CDS encoding solute carrier family 23 protein produces the protein MAEKTRVKPILDVHEKPNLALWVTLSLQHLFAMFGATVLVPILTGLPASTALTTSGIGTLTYLLITRGKIPAYLGSSFAFINPIIVLSTTHNVETAMLGAFLASLIYGVVAMLIYKFGVNWLLKLLPPVVVGPIIIVIGLGIAPTAINMAMYKTVDGAKVYDLKYFLVALITLAATIFCCVALRGFAKQIPVLLGIVFGYIVAVFAGLVDFQPVIDAPWFSLPKFTIPFVTYTPHWNVAALAMVPIAIVTINEHIGHQMVLSEVVGRNFLKDPGLHRSILADGTAMMFASLLGGPPSTTYGENIGVLAITRIFSVFVLGGAAVFALILSFVGKFSALISTIPSPVMGGVSILLFGIIASSGLRMLVDEKVDLSINRNLVISSVIIVLGVGGAMLKFESINFELPAMALAAISGVLLNAFLPKEDKK, from the coding sequence ATGGCAGAAAAAACAAGAGTAAAACCAATTCTTGATGTTCATGAAAAGCCTAACTTAGCTCTATGGGTAACGTTAAGCTTACAACACTTATTCGCAATGTTTGGAGCGACTGTGTTAGTACCAATTTTAACAGGATTACCAGCAAGCACAGCTTTAACAACATCAGGTATTGGAACACTTACGTATTTATTAATAACTAGAGGTAAAATTCCTGCATACTTAGGATCTTCATTTGCCTTTATTAATCCGATTATTGTATTATCAACAACACACAATGTTGAAACAGCAATGCTTGGTGCATTTTTAGCCAGCTTAATTTATGGAGTTGTAGCAATGTTAATTTACAAATTTGGTGTAAATTGGTTGCTTAAACTTTTACCGCCGGTAGTAGTTGGACCTATTATTATTGTTATTGGACTTGGAATTGCTCCTACAGCAATTAACATGGCGATGTATAAAACAGTAGATGGAGCTAAAGTTTATGATTTGAAATACTTCTTAGTAGCTCTTATCACATTAGCAGCAACTATCTTCTGTTGTGTAGCTTTAAGAGGATTTGCTAAACAAATTCCTGTATTATTAGGAATTGTTTTTGGGTATATCGTAGCAGTATTCGCAGGATTAGTAGATTTCCAACCAGTTATTGATGCTCCTTGGTTTAGTTTACCGAAGTTCACAATTCCTTTTGTGACATATACACCACATTGGAATGTAGCAGCATTAGCAATGGTACCTATCGCGATAGTAACTATTAACGAACACATCGGTCACCAAATGGTATTATCTGAAGTAGTAGGAAGAAACTTCCTAAAAGATCCAGGATTACACCGTTCAATTTTAGCAGATGGAACAGCGATGATGTTTGCATCACTTTTAGGTGGGCCGCCAAGTACAACATACGGTGAAAACATTGGGGTTCTTGCTATTACACGTATCTTCTCTGTATTCGTGTTAGGAGGAGCAGCGGTATTCGCACTTATCTTAAGTTTTGTAGGTAAGTTCTCAGCTTTAATTTCTACGATTCCATCACCAGTTATGGGTGGTGTATCGATCTTACTATTCGGTATAATCGCTTCAAGTGGACTTAGAATGTTAGTAGATGAAAAAGTAGACTTAAGTATTAACAGAAACTTAGTAATTTCATCAGTAATCATCGTTTTAGGTGTAGGAGGAGCAATGCTTAAATTCGAAAGCATTAATTTCGAACTTCCAGCAATGGCACTTGCGGCTATCAGCGGTGTGCTATTAAATGCATTTTTACCAAAAGAAGATAAAAAATAG
- a CDS encoding peptidylprolyl isomerase: MLTQLTKNVKKSQVRVKIKTTHGDMTFKLFEKDIPKAVENFLTHAKNGYYKGIIFHRVIKDFMIQGGDPTGTGMGGESIWGRSFEDEFSMDYFHFYGALSMANAGPNTNGSQFFIVQNSHVDARTLQALEQGGWPKEAVEGYAKLGGTPHLDHRHTVFGQLIAGAKTLEKIAAVKTGAQDKPVEEVVIHDVEVK, from the coding sequence ATGTTAACTCAATTAACAAAAAATGTAAAAAAAAGTCAAGTTAGAGTAAAAATTAAAACTACTCATGGAGATATGACTTTCAAATTATTTGAAAAAGATATTCCAAAAGCAGTAGAAAACTTTTTAACTCATGCAAAAAATGGATACTATAAAGGTATTATTTTCCACCGTGTAATTAAAGACTTTATGATTCAAGGTGGAGACCCAACTGGAACAGGTATGGGAGGAGAATCAATCTGGGGACGTAGTTTCGAAGATGAATTCTCAATGGATTACTTCCACTTCTATGGTGCGTTAAGTATGGCGAATGCTGGACCAAACACAAATGGAAGTCAATTCTTTATAGTTCAAAATTCTCATGTAGATGCTAGAACTTTACAAGCACTTGAACAAGGTGGATGGCCAAAAGAAGCTGTTGAAGGTTATGCTAAACTAGGAGGAACTCCTCACTTAGATCACCGTCACACAGTGTTTGGACAACTTATTGCTGGTGCAAAAACTTTAGAAAAAATTGCAGCTGTAAAAACTGGAGCTCAAGATAAACCAGTTGAAGAAGTTGTAATTCATGATGTAGAAGTTAAATAA
- the thrS gene encoding threonine--tRNA ligase has protein sequence MAKLVFPDGNVREYDNKTPLEIAESISVSLKKKVISAKLDEDYIEVNKPITKDGHLKLIVADDEDKDSLYVLRHTCAHVLAQALRRLYGKDVHFGVGPAIDGGFYYDFDAEYKVSEEDFKAIEKEVKKIISENHAIEGREVSKEEALEIFKEDPYKVELINDLPADEVITVYTQGDFTDLCRGGHVSATSKIKEFKLLSVAGAYWRGNSDNKMLQRIYGTAYFTKDHMEQHLVRLQEARERDHRKLGKELGIFTTSQKVGAGLPLWLPNGATIRRTIERYIVDKEVELGYDHVYTPIMGSKDLYITSGHWDHYQEDMFPPMEMDHETMVLRPMNCPHHMMVYKNERHSYRELPIRIAELGMMHRYEASGAVSGLQRVRGMTLNDAHIFVRPDQLKDEFKLTVGLIEEAYKDLGIKNFSYRLSYRDPENTEKYFDDDAMWNNAQQMLKETADELGLDYVEAEGEAAFYGPKLDVQVETAIGKQETLSTIQLDFLLPERFELEYIGEDGKAHRPVVIHRGIVSTMERMVAFLLEEYKGDLPTWLSPNQVRIIPVNNDYHYDYSKEIMQELKKAGVKVAIDDRDEKLGYKIREAASKKIPYTLVIGDKEVENRNVNVRTFGSHDQKEESFAEFKENILKEINERLIEKNS, from the coding sequence ATGGCTAAATTAGTTTTTCCAGATGGAAATGTAAGAGAATATGATAATAAAACACCTTTAGAAATTGCAGAAAGTATCAGTGTTAGTCTTAAGAAAAAAGTTATTTCTGCAAAATTAGATGAGGATTACATCGAAGTTAACAAACCAATAACAAAAGATGGTCACTTAAAACTTATCGTTGCAGATGATGAAGATAAAGATAGTTTATATGTATTACGTCACACTTGTGCACACGTATTAGCGCAAGCATTAAGAAGACTATACGGTAAAGATGTGCACTTCGGAGTTGGTCCAGCTATCGATGGTGGATTCTACTATGACTTTGATGCAGAATACAAAGTTTCAGAAGAAGACTTCAAAGCAATCGAAAAAGAAGTTAAGAAAATTATTAGCGAAAATCACGCAATTGAAGGTCGTGAAGTAAGTAAAGAAGAAGCTTTAGAAATCTTCAAAGAAGATCCTTATAAAGTAGAATTAATTAATGATCTTCCAGCTGATGAAGTAATTACAGTTTACACACAAGGTGACTTTACTGACCTTTGTCGTGGAGGACATGTAAGTGCAACTTCAAAAATTAAAGAATTCAAATTATTATCTGTAGCTGGTGCATACTGGAGAGGTAATAGTGATAATAAAATGTTACAACGTATTTACGGAACAGCTTACTTCACTAAAGATCATATGGAGCAACACTTAGTGAGATTACAAGAAGCACGTGAACGTGACCACAGAAAACTAGGTAAAGAACTAGGAATCTTCACAACAAGTCAAAAAGTTGGTGCTGGATTACCATTATGGTTACCAAATGGTGCTACTATCCGTCGTACAATCGAAAGATATATCGTTGACAAAGAAGTTGAATTAGGATATGACCACGTTTATACTCCAATTATGGGATCTAAAGATTTATATATTACAAGTGGACACTGGGACCACTATCAAGAAGATATGTTCCCACCAATGGAGATGGATCACGAAACAATGGTACTTCGTCCAATGAACTGTCCTCACCACATGATGGTTTATAAAAATGAACGTCACTCATACCGTGAACTTCCAATTCGTATCGCCGAACTTGGAATGATGCACCGTTATGAAGCAAGTGGAGCTGTAAGTGGACTACAACGTGTTCGTGGTATGACTCTAAATGATGCTCATATCTTCGTACGCCCAGACCAACTTAAAGATGAATTCAAACTTACTGTAGGTCTTATTGAAGAAGCGTACAAAGATTTAGGTATTAAAAACTTCAGCTACCGTCTATCTTACAGAGATCCAGAAAACACTGAAAAATACTTCGACGATGATGCAATGTGGAATAATGCTCAACAAATGTTAAAAGAAACTGCCGATGAATTAGGTTTAGACTATGTTGAAGCTGAAGGAGAAGCAGCATTCTACGGACCAAAACTTGACGTTCAAGTAGAAACAGCAATTGGAAAACAAGAAACATTATCTACAATTCAATTAGACTTCCTATTACCAGAAAGATTCGAACTAGAATACATTGGTGAAGATGGAAAAGCTCACCGTCCAGTAGTTATCCACCGTGGTATTGTATCAACAATGGAAAGAATGGTTGCCTTCTTATTAGAAGAGTACAAAGGAGACTTACCAACATGGTTATCACCAAACCAAGTACGTATCATTCCAGTAAACAATGATTACCACTATGACTATTCAAAAGAAATCATGCAAGAACTTAAAAAAGCTGGTGTTAAAGTAGCTATCGATGATAGAGACGAAAAACTAGGATATAAAATCCGTGAAGCAGCAAGCAAAAAAATTCCATATACTTTAGTAATTGGAGATAAAGAAGTAGAAAACAGAAATGTTAACGTAAGAACATTTGGTTCACACGATCAAAAAGAAGAAAGCTTTGCTGAATTTAAAGAAAATATCTTAAAAGAAATCAACGAAAGATTAATCGAGAAAAACTCATAG
- a CDS encoding ArsR/SmtB family transcription factor encodes MITIKDIQYITDIERLKVISDPLRISILTTLGTEKKNSRELAKLLKINRTKIHYHLNILEENNFIEVVDTDSINGIIQKYYLPTAQAFVPSPNIFNDLFNNTSVNFNVKKEDVKDFWDEVKKLENKFSSKDNDGVSINIISTAR; translated from the coding sequence ATGATTACTATAAAAGATATACAGTACATTACAGATATAGAAAGGCTCAAAGTCATCTCCGATCCTCTAAGAATAAGTATTCTTACTACACTCGGTACAGAAAAAAAGAACTCAAGAGAACTTGCTAAACTGTTAAAAATTAATAGAACTAAAATACACTATCATCTTAATATCCTAGAGGAAAATAATTTTATCGAAGTAGTTGATACAGATTCAATAAATGGAATAATCCAAAAATATTATCTACCAACTGCACAAGCATTTGTGCCTTCACCTAATATTTTTAACGACTTATTTAACAATACTTCAGTTAACTTTAATGTAAAGAAAGAAGATGTGAAAGATTTCTGGGATGAAGTTAAAAAACTAGAAAACAAATTCTCCTCAAAAGATAACGATGGTGTTAGTATTAATATTATTTCTACAGCTCGTTAA